One stretch of Bacteroidota bacterium DNA includes these proteins:
- a CDS encoding cytochrome c, translated as MKHPKHIFSIGAILGLAALAVSCGRDPNDPGIQYAPEMYEAIPYEPFKQVRDSITPFFNHQTMQAPPDGTVPRGGYLQGFEYAEGDSMRATAEVINYPNPIEKSPAVLAEGEVLYVRFCAACHGKTGAGNGPVTKNPAIKPLAYDSDKLKGYTDGQIYHTIIYGRGVMGSYTSQVQYEDRWKIVHYVRTLQGAAASDSTASDSAAVLNVVPKDPAAPAVKGKGNGK; from the coding sequence ATGAAGCATCCAAAACACATATTCAGCATCGGTGCGATCCTAGGATTGGCTGCTTTGGCAGTGTCCTGTGGACGTGATCCCAATGATCCGGGGATTCAGTATGCACCTGAAATGTACGAGGCCATTCCTTATGAGCCTTTCAAGCAGGTGAGGGACAGCATCACCCCGTTTTTCAATCATCAGACGATGCAGGCGCCGCCGGACGGAACTGTACCGCGCGGTGGTTATTTGCAGGGGTTTGAATACGCCGAAGGCGACTCCATGCGTGCGACGGCTGAGGTGATCAATTACCCCAACCCGATAGAAAAATCGCCTGCAGTGTTGGCCGAAGGCGAAGTGCTTTATGTGCGCTTTTGTGCAGCATGCCATGGTAAAACCGGTGCTGGCAATGGCCCAGTGACGAAAAATCCTGCGATCAAGCCGCTGGCTTACGACAGCGATAAGTTAAAGGGTTATACTGACGGTCAAATTTATCACACCATTATATATGGTCGTGGCGTGATGGGAAGCTATACCTCCCAAGTCCAATATGAAGACCGCTGGAAGATTGTGCATTACGTGCGCACCCTTCAAGGAGCGGCTGCAAGTGACTCGACAGCGAGTGACAGCGCAGCAGTGTTGAATGTAGTACCAAAAGATCCTGCTGCACCTGCTGTCAAAGGCAAGGGCAATGGAAAGTAA
- a CDS encoding cytochrome c3 family protein, whose translation MGIGQAPGAPAPSVNVEYQSIYVTLALMVGVLILVILLLVFISVNLVNLVRVREGKEAYSFGGTLAITKNYALNPYVASLGTLVVAVVGLFIAVPIARGVGHSQGYAPDQPIWFSHKIHAGQFEIDCQYCHSGASKGKNAWIPAVSVCMNCHKGIQEGAVTGTKEIAKIYAAYDNNVPIEWVRVHNLPDLSYFNHQQHVVAGKVECQECHGPVQEMDVLYQYNTLSMGWCINCHRTKEVQKDLYKALGREEVVTVADQGGTECARCHY comes from the coding sequence ATGGGCATAGGGCAGGCACCTGGTGCGCCTGCGCCTAGCGTCAATGTTGAGTATCAGAGCATTTATGTGACGCTCGCCCTCATGGTGGGCGTTTTGATTTTGGTAATCCTATTGCTTGTGTTCATCTCGGTGAACCTTGTAAACCTTGTGCGAGTGAGGGAGGGCAAAGAAGCTTATTCCTTCGGCGGCACTTTGGCGATTACCAAAAACTACGCTTTGAATCCTTATGTGGCTTCATTGGGCACATTGGTTGTTGCCGTGGTTGGACTCTTCATCGCAGTGCCGATCGCACGCGGCGTCGGGCACTCCCAAGGGTATGCACCTGATCAGCCCATTTGGTTCTCACACAAGATTCACGCTGGTCAGTTTGAAATCGACTGTCAGTATTGCCACAGCGGGGCGTCCAAGGGCAAAAACGCTTGGATTCCTGCCGTAAGCGTCTGTATGAACTGCCACAAAGGCATTCAGGAAGGTGCAGTCACTGGAACTAAAGAGATCGCCAAGATCTATGCGGCCTACGACAACAACGTTCCCATTGAATGGGTGCGTGTGCACAACCTTCCTGACTTGTCCTATTTCAATCACCAACAGCACGTGGTTGCTGGAAAGGTTGAATGTCAGGAATGCCATGGTCCCGTTCAGGAAATGGATGTGCTTTACCAGTACAATACGCTCAGTATGGGATGGTGTATCAACTGTCACCGTACGAAGGAAGTTCAGAAGGATCTCTACAAGGCGCTTGGACGCGAGGAAGTTGTTACTGTCGCCGATCAGGGCGGTACGGAATGCGCGAGGTGCCACTATTGA
- the nrfD gene encoding polysulfide reductase NrfD yields MSHHVSPLRGQEVLGGLNYHDVTEGVLRPLENKPAKLWMLAMMISMTALGIGLFCIGYAIWYGIGTWGLNKTVGWAFDITDFVFWVGIGHAGTLISAILLLFRQTWRNSINRAAEAMTIFAVICAAIFPMIHMGRPWLGAFWVFPLPNTRGPLWVNFNSPLLWDVFAISTYFSVSLVFWYLGLVPDFASVRDRAKNKIAKMVYGGLSLGWNGSAKTWYRFELVSLILAGVSTPLVLSVHTIVSMDFATSVIPGWHTTIFPPYFVAGAIFSGFGMVQTLLVVTRKVYKLENMITMNHMEAMAKIVILTGSLVGIAYGTEFFIAWYSGNHFESFAFVNRAFGPYWWSYWIMISCNVISPQLFWIKKIRTSMLATFILSIFVNIGMWFERFVIIVTSLHRDYLPSSWAMYTPTWIEIGTFVGTFGIFFTFFFAFAKFFPVVNMFEVKTLIHIPHNQQDEH; encoded by the coding sequence ATGTCACATCACGTTTCTCCTTTAAGAGGCCAAGAGGTGTTAGGTGGTTTAAATTACCACGATGTCACCGAAGGCGTTTTGAGGCCGCTGGAAAACAAACCTGCCAAGCTATGGATGCTGGCAATGATGATTTCCATGACGGCTTTAGGCATCGGACTGTTTTGCATTGGCTATGCAATCTGGTACGGTATCGGAACTTGGGGTCTGAACAAGACTGTAGGTTGGGCCTTTGACATCACGGACTTTGTGTTCTGGGTGGGTATCGGTCACGCAGGTACCTTGATTTCGGCAATCTTGTTGTTGTTCCGTCAGACTTGGCGAAACTCAATCAACCGTGCTGCTGAGGCGATGACCATTTTCGCGGTGATTTGTGCGGCGATCTTTCCGATGATTCACATGGGTCGACCTTGGTTGGGTGCATTTTGGGTTTTCCCTCTGCCGAATACGCGTGGTCCGCTCTGGGTGAACTTCAATTCACCGCTTCTTTGGGACGTATTTGCAATCTCGACCTACTTCTCGGTATCCTTGGTGTTCTGGTATTTGGGTCTTGTTCCTGACTTTGCATCGGTACGTGACCGTGCCAAAAACAAGATCGCCAAGATGGTTTATGGCGGACTTTCTTTGGGATGGAATGGATCTGCAAAAACTTGGTACCGCTTCGAATTGGTCTCCTTGATTTTAGCAGGCGTTTCAACTCCACTGGTGCTTTCTGTGCACACCATTGTGTCGATGGACTTTGCAACCTCTGTAATTCCTGGCTGGCACACGACGATTTTCCCTCCCTACTTTGTGGCGGGTGCAATCTTCTCCGGCTTCGGAATGGTGCAGACCTTGCTCGTTGTGACGCGGAAGGTGTATAAATTGGAAAACATGATCACCATGAATCACATGGAGGCAATGGCCAAAATTGTGATCTTGACAGGTTCTTTGGTCGGCATTGCCTACGGCACAGAGTTTTTTATCGCTTGGTACTCTGGCAATCACTTTGAGAGCTTCGCATTTGTAAACCGTGCTTTTGGTCCCTACTGGTGGAGCTACTGGATCATGATTTCCTGCAACGTAATTTCTCCACAGTTGTTCTGGATCAAGAAGATTCGCACAAGCATGCTGGCGACCTTCATCTTGTCCATCTTCGTGAACATCGGGATGTGGTTTGAACGATTTGTAATTATCGTGACTTCTTTGCACCGAGACTATTTGCCCTCAAGCTGGGCGATGTATACACCAACTTGGATAGAGATCGGAACTTTCGTGGGCACATTTGGAATTTTCTTCACGTTCTTCTTTGCCTTTGCTAAGTTCTTCCCTGTGGTGAACATGTTTGAAGTGAAAACATTGATTCATATTCCTCATAATCAACAAGATGAGCACTGA
- a CDS encoding DUF4013 domain-containing protein — MPQSPLIHLQTPLSFSSSFRFPLQSKLSRKEVVIGALWIIFLPPIGWILNMGHRILMVHNMQHGRSAWPSWNNYPALFKHGFLTFLGMVEYHAPSVICGYFARELDSLVLYILSGILWTIATVAVPGYMSHYCKELDPREIFDPMRAMRRVVEGGAAYWKAWLIALSALALSFLGLLGLGIGFYFSSVWFWQVAGFSFASVFSQKFALAEEIG, encoded by the coding sequence ATGCCGCAATCACCCCTCATCCACCTCCAGACTCCGCTGAGCTTCAGCTCCTCCTTCCGTTTCCCCTTGCAATCCAAGCTTTCCCGCAAAGAGGTCGTCATCGGCGCATTGTGGATCATTTTCCTGCCGCCTATCGGATGGATTCTGAACATGGGACATCGCATTTTGATGGTGCACAACATGCAGCATGGGCGCAGCGCTTGGCCCTCGTGGAACAATTATCCGGCGCTTTTCAAACATGGTTTTCTGACCTTTCTGGGAATGGTCGAGTATCATGCCCCCTCAGTGATTTGCGGCTATTTTGCGCGAGAATTGGACAGCTTGGTTTTGTATATCCTTTCAGGAATCCTGTGGACCATTGCAACCGTGGCTGTGCCAGGCTACATGAGCCATTATTGCAAGGAGCTTGATCCGCGCGAGATTTTTGACCCAATGCGGGCCATGCGCCGCGTGGTTGAGGGCGGTGCTGCATATTGGAAGGCGTGGCTGATCGCTTTGTCCGCATTGGCCTTGTCCTTTTTGGGCTTGTTGGGCCTCGGAATCGGATTCTATTTCAGCAGCGTTTGGTTCTGGCAAGTCGCCGGATTCTCATTTGCCTCAGTCTTCAGTCAGAAGTTCGCATTGGCAGAAGAAATAGGGTAG
- a CDS encoding quinol:cytochrome C oxidoreductase encodes MAHQASEELKPFRMGSNHTRNFGILAAVGVVLFILGIVLSLVKLPSEEGEAAAAPAGKEEHHEEGSKPEHHGSAAEKVTAQYASAGHEAAPKGHGNAEGHEAAGEGGHGGHVIHDTKSEGGTWRRAQFHDDQAIANHHEKEVTLASKIGVALVIGGYLWFAVALFGVFFMAVSYTANAGWYVMFKRVLESFYRFLPIGSVILLIVFFAFGAAVYDWQAESAAHDALIQHKSAFLNVAFILGTGVLLVGIWAFLGHMLRSNSLAEEANGGLTYHKKSQGTSILFLVLFGFGFSAWAFLWIMSVDPHWFSTIFAVYCFAGLFVSGMTVTMFITTGLKKEGYLPNFSADHLHDIGKFMFAFSVFWAYIWVSQYLLIWYANIPEETIYYYHRFQNYSVLFGINVLINFIFPFIALMTRDAKRKAESLRSAGRVMLLGRFLDAFLLLVPGALGAEGGFSVMLMAAGATCVFGSIFLFVVYSGFNGLKMEPRNHPFYEESLHHSTGV; translated from the coding sequence ATGGCGCATCAAGCATCTGAAGAATTGAAACCGTTTCGCATGGGGAGCAACCATACGCGAAACTTTGGAATCCTCGCCGCAGTAGGAGTGGTGCTCTTTATTTTGGGCATCGTGCTATCGTTGGTAAAGCTTCCATCTGAAGAAGGTGAAGCAGCTGCTGCACCTGCTGGAAAAGAAGAGCATCATGAAGAAGGTTCGAAACCTGAGCATCATGGTTCTGCAGCTGAAAAGGTAACTGCGCAGTATGCATCTGCTGGGCATGAAGCTGCACCAAAAGGCCATGGCAATGCTGAAGGGCATGAAGCAGCTGGCGAAGGTGGTCATGGCGGCCATGTCATTCATGATACCAAATCGGAGGGCGGAACTTGGCGCCGTGCGCAGTTTCATGACGATCAGGCTATTGCCAATCATCATGAAAAGGAGGTAACCCTTGCATCGAAGATCGGCGTAGCCTTGGTGATTGGGGGGTACCTGTGGTTTGCGGTCGCATTGTTTGGCGTATTTTTCATGGCTGTCAGCTACACGGCGAATGCAGGTTGGTATGTGATGTTCAAACGTGTACTTGAGAGCTTCTATCGCTTTCTTCCAATTGGATCGGTCATCTTGCTGATTGTGTTTTTCGCCTTCGGTGCCGCTGTTTATGACTGGCAAGCCGAATCCGCAGCACACGACGCATTGATTCAGCACAAGAGTGCCTTCCTCAATGTCGCATTTATCCTCGGAACTGGCGTTTTGTTGGTGGGCATTTGGGCATTTTTGGGCCACATGCTTCGCTCGAACAGCTTGGCTGAGGAAGCAAATGGTGGATTAACCTATCACAAAAAGTCACAAGGCACCTCGATCCTTTTCTTGGTACTCTTCGGCTTTGGATTCTCCGCTTGGGCTTTCCTCTGGATCATGTCCGTCGATCCGCACTGGTTCAGTACCATCTTTGCAGTGTATTGCTTTGCAGGATTGTTCGTGAGTGGGATGACGGTGACAATGTTCATCACGACTGGTTTGAAGAAGGAGGGTTACCTTCCGAATTTCAGCGCCGATCACTTGCATGACATTGGTAAGTTCATGTTTGCCTTCAGTGTATTCTGGGCATACATCTGGGTGTCACAATACCTGTTGATCTGGTATGCGAATATCCCTGAAGAAACGATCTACTATTATCACCGCTTCCAAAACTACAGCGTACTTTTTGGAATCAACGTGTTGATCAACTTCATTTTCCCATTCATTGCTTTGATGACGCGTGATGCCAAACGTAAGGCTGAATCGCTTCGTTCCGCAGGACGGGTAATGTTGTTAGGCCGGTTCTTGGATGCTTTCTTGTTGCTCGTGCCAGGTGCACTGGGCGCTGAAGGCGGCTTCTCGGTGATGTTGATGGCTGCAGGTGCTACCTGCGTATTTGGTTCGATCTTCCTGTTCGTGGTCTATTCTGGATTCAACGGGCTGAAAATGGAACCACGCAATCACCCCTTCTACGAAGAAAGTTTGCACCATTCCACTGGGGTTTAA
- a CDS encoding AAA family ATPase yields MAESPEKKAVYFGSLTVEGVKCFKGKETLDLTDDDGKPVMLTVILGNNGTGKTTLLTSLLGMMPVAMPRRRIENALDEDSDLDNFLVMPFRALSSDFPVFLGGTFATYCFSNGDLVVKMPDNRSPSTGRVADHDTPWVDFPLTTVSLLNLLIFPFGAGRYLGRGELVDSPINLITFFHDDRLINAQEYLARLDYAMKIGNKKAENQFSMVAELIRKVIPEVATLTARSNEKVQNFIEVAIDEAAVPMAELSMGYRTMLAMVADIAKKMIDHYPDSSTPFYESAVILIDEIDLHLHPSWQQRILNDLTTHFPNVQFIVTTHSPLVLQSAKKVNLAVLHSTENGVTIKNYKDTTFSGWSPEEILHDLMELDHTHSDLYGELMRKFKDAVIEDRYLEAKALFDQLDKILHPNNVTRRLLKLDLASLTPPEVA; encoded by the coding sequence ATGGCAGAAAGCCCAGAAAAAAAGGCCGTGTACTTTGGTTCCTTAACGGTGGAGGGCGTTAAGTGCTTTAAAGGCAAAGAGACGCTTGATCTCACAGATGATGATGGCAAACCGGTTATGCTCACCGTGATATTGGGGAATAACGGGACAGGGAAGACAACTTTGTTGACTTCCCTGTTGGGAATGATGCCAGTCGCAATGCCTCGGAGAAGAATCGAGAATGCTCTTGACGAAGATTCCGACCTAGATAACTTTTTGGTTATGCCCTTTCGTGCGTTGTCGTCGGATTTTCCAGTTTTTTTAGGCGGGACTTTTGCAACTTATTGCTTTTCAAATGGCGATTTGGTGGTCAAAATGCCTGATAACCGTTCGCCATCTACTGGCCGTGTCGCTGACCATGATACCCCTTGGGTTGATTTTCCACTGACCACCGTCTCCTTATTGAACTTACTGATCTTTCCATTTGGTGCTGGTAGATACCTTGGGAGAGGAGAGTTAGTCGATTCTCCAATCAATTTGATCACTTTTTTCCATGACGATAGATTGATTAATGCACAGGAGTATTTAGCGAGATTGGACTATGCGATGAAAATAGGAAACAAGAAAGCCGAAAATCAATTTAGCATGGTCGCGGAGTTGATAAGGAAAGTGATTCCAGAAGTAGCAACTTTGACTGCTCGATCAAATGAAAAGGTGCAAAATTTCATAGAGGTTGCGATTGATGAGGCTGCAGTTCCAATGGCAGAACTTAGCATGGGGTATAGAACCATGTTAGCCATGGTCGCGGACATCGCAAAAAAAATGATAGATCATTATCCCGATTCGTCAACCCCCTTCTACGAATCCGCAGTCATCCTCATTGACGAAATCGACCTTCACCTTCATCCATCTTGGCAGCAGCGCATCCTCAATGACTTGACGACGCATTTCCCCAACGTCCAATTCATTGTGACCACGCATAGCCCACTCGTTTTGCAAAGTGCCAAGAAAGTCAACCTCGCAGTACTGCATTCGACTGAGAACGGTGTCACTATTAAAAATTACAAGGACACGACCTTTAGCGGGTGGTCTCCAGAGGAAATCCTCCACGATTTGATGGAGCTGGATCATACCCATTCTGATCTTTATGGCGAGTTGATGCGCAAATTCAAGGACGCCGTGATCGAGGATCGTTATCTTGAAGCAAAGGCACTTTTTGACCAGTTGGACAAAATTCTGCACCCTAATAATGTTACACGCAGGCTTCTGAAACTGGACTTGGCATCACTGACCCCTCCCGAAGTCGCATGA
- a CDS encoding HNH endonuclease — MIRLLDIPKPALLTDAFVAKLTSEYLVTGKTVWRIPCIVDGLHEMGRGKCAFCELKFDTSESKFLEVDHFKAKHLYPKLVVDWSNLLPICKRCNVRKGRLDVAIDGLLNPRYEDPSLHLCIRKVEMDGFMGFLLRSKTDLGKATIKKLGLLEDDLGLTSDLGGKMEGRNQLLDRVLKDLDRISDAISRIDWTLAAPSDKRRYVTWFTEILQSAQPDSQYTAIVATALLDDERFKQLCNFFRSNHLWDEQMGTLLDEAFANKLDLIY; from the coding sequence ATGATCCGATTGCTTGACATTCCCAAACCCGCATTGCTTACAGACGCGTTTGTCGCCAAATTGACTTCGGAATATCTAGTCACAGGAAAAACGGTATGGCGAATCCCGTGCATCGTAGATGGCCTTCACGAAATGGGGCGAGGGAAATGTGCCTTTTGCGAATTGAAATTTGATACTTCTGAAAGCAAATTCTTGGAGGTCGATCATTTCAAGGCCAAACATCTCTATCCCAAGCTTGTAGTTGATTGGAGCAACCTTTTGCCGATTTGTAAACGCTGCAACGTGAGAAAAGGCAGGTTGGATGTAGCAATAGATGGCCTTCTGAACCCTCGATACGAAGACCCAAGTCTGCATTTGTGTATTCGCAAGGTTGAAATGGACGGTTTTATGGGTTTTTTGTTGCGTTCCAAGACCGATTTAGGAAAAGCGACAATCAAGAAGTTGGGACTCTTGGAAGATGACCTTGGACTGACATCAGACCTTGGAGGAAAAATGGAGGGGCGCAACCAGCTTTTGGATCGGGTTCTGAAGGATTTAGATCGGATTTCAGATGCCATTTCAAGAATCGACTGGACATTGGCGGCGCCCTCTGACAAGAGACGCTACGTGACTTGGTTCACCGAAATTCTTCAATCTGCTCAGCCAGATAGCCAATATACGGCCATCGTTGCTACTGCATTGTTGGATGACGAACGATTCAAGCAGCTTTGTAACTTCTTTCGAAGTAATCATCTTTGGGACGAACAAATGGGAACACTACTCGACGAAGCGTTTGCCAATAAGCTTGACCTGATTTATTGA
- a CDS encoding DUF3341 domain-containing protein: MSTENHSVKFLLGKFKTPAALSSSVTALQSEGIKVYDVYSPFPIHGMEKLLGFKRSRLTVASFFFGLTGMLCAILLQVFMLVWDWPMDIGGKPFFQGPALVPVTFELTVLFAAFGMVFTFLFVNKLFPWKTPVLFDQRITDDVFVLAIDQKQLKGNPTSAREILLHSGAYEVAEQEVNDPYFDVF; the protein is encoded by the coding sequence ATGAGCACTGAGAATCATTCTGTGAAATTTTTGCTGGGCAAATTCAAAACGCCCGCAGCCTTGAGCTCTTCGGTTACTGCCTTGCAGTCCGAGGGTATCAAGGTCTATGATGTGTATTCGCCGTTTCCTATCCACGGCATGGAAAAACTTCTGGGCTTTAAGCGTTCACGCTTGACAGTAGCATCGTTTTTCTTTGGCCTGACGGGAATGTTGTGCGCCATTTTGTTGCAAGTGTTCATGCTGGTCTGGGACTGGCCGATGGACATCGGTGGCAAACCATTTTTCCAAGGCCCTGCCCTGGTGCCGGTGACTTTTGAGTTGACAGTGCTTTTCGCTGCATTCGGGATGGTATTTACCTTTTTGTTTGTGAATAAGCTGTTTCCTTGGAAAACGCCAGTGTTGTTTGATCAGCGCATTACGGACGATGTATTTGTGCTCGCGATTGATCAGAAGCAATTGAAAGGCAACCCAACGTCAGCAAGAGAAATTTTGTTGCACTCTGGCGCCTACGAGGTTGCAGAACAAGAAGTTAACGACCCTTACTTTGACGTGTTTTAA
- a CDS encoding TAT-variant-translocated molybdopterin oxidoreductase — MGKNETYWNGLEQYQAEPGFGKDQKDEFSEDLPIGEALSEESLGFSSNRRDFLKLFGFGLTAAAITACVKAPVNKAIPYVVKPENVTPGVASWYATTCQGCAANCGLLVKSREGRPIKVEGNDLHALSKGGTCAVGQATILNLYDSDRLKAPKGPQGATTWDSALSEIKTKLDGVKASGGKVYLVSNTLTSPTSKKVIEGFSAQYPGAKHVVYDTTSFFALASAHNGGGSHWLPSFNFAKADVIVSIDADFLGNWISPVQFTKDYISKRKVTEENPTMSRHIHFESRLSLTGSNADLRVPMKPSALYGAVSSLYKKIVGGNGVDFDAAGNAVNRAAIELKKAGPGKALVICGINDVAVQSVVKAINEALGSYGSTIDVAVPSYQAQGNDVDMIDFMNNVGTAGAVIFLDEANPVYDAAGGTKFGEALAKHPLTISFNSKENETSQKCKYVLAQTHYLEAWDDANPVAGHYSLQQPLVRPIHGSRQWQDILLGWTEAAPAKKYYDYLKWNWETTMYPTQSAGGNFRKFWEGIVRNGYFTNAGAAVPVAVEPEDSEKPKAKGKVKANEEVVEAPAPIVADVSTHLETVNAAFNKGKAGLELVVYEKNYMRGGRYGNNPWIQEMPDPITKVTWDNYVSIPYGWAMSQNIKDGDKLKVTANGYEVTLPAIVQPGQANDSIAIALGWGRADIVGKVSKGVGANAAPFISAANSQFQYHSAGVTIAPTGENIEMAKTQTYIGYDMVAEGGHSKREQIEGRISDFITKETTLAEYVEHKSAGNKRPSPHHMISLWDIHDKKGHHWAMAIDLNACTGCGTCIVSCNAENNIATVGRDEVRRRREMHWMRIDRYFKGDPDAQDGSLQVLHQPMLCQHCDNAPCESVCPVLATTHSDEGLNQQIYNRCVGTRYCANNCPYKVRRFNWFSYYWNDKFKDVNPTQHDKVGRLVLNPDVTVRARGVMEKCSFCVQRIQEKKLVAKTEMRNPHDGEIKTACQQSCPADAIVFGDLNDENSEINKLFYNKRGYHALEDVKTLPKVLYLTKVRNTEKSAGTPAHAEGHGEPA; from the coding sequence ATGGGAAAGAACGAAACATACTGGAACGGATTGGAGCAATACCAAGCTGAACCAGGGTTTGGGAAAGACCAGAAGGACGAGTTTTCTGAGGATCTTCCGATTGGGGAAGCCCTTTCTGAGGAATCGCTTGGATTTTCCAGCAATCGCAGGGATTTCCTCAAGTTGTTCGGCTTCGGTCTGACGGCAGCAGCGATTACCGCCTGCGTAAAGGCTCCTGTAAATAAGGCGATTCCTTATGTGGTCAAGCCAGAAAACGTAACCCCGGGCGTAGCAAGCTGGTATGCAACAACCTGCCAAGGTTGCGCCGCCAATTGCGGTTTGTTGGTGAAGTCTCGCGAAGGTCGTCCAATCAAGGTAGAAGGTAACGACCTTCATGCTTTGTCCAAAGGAGGAACCTGTGCTGTTGGCCAAGCTACGATCCTTAATCTGTATGATTCAGATCGCCTCAAGGCTCCCAAAGGCCCTCAGGGTGCTACCACTTGGGACAGCGCACTTTCTGAAATCAAAACCAAGTTGGACGGTGTCAAGGCTTCAGGTGGCAAGGTTTACCTTGTAAGCAACACGCTCACCAGCCCAACTTCCAAAAAGGTCATTGAAGGGTTTTCTGCTCAATATCCTGGTGCAAAGCACGTGGTATATGATACCACAAGCTTCTTTGCATTGGCTTCTGCACACAATGGCGGAGGTTCGCATTGGTTGCCAAGCTTCAACTTCGCCAAGGCGGATGTGATCGTAAGCATCGATGCAGACTTTTTGGGCAACTGGATCTCGCCCGTCCAATTCACAAAGGATTATATCAGTAAGCGCAAAGTCACGGAAGAAAATCCGACGATGTCGCGCCATATTCACTTTGAGTCGAGGTTGTCACTCACCGGTTCGAATGCAGATTTGCGCGTTCCGATGAAGCCAAGCGCACTTTATGGCGCTGTGTCTAGCCTCTACAAGAAGATCGTCGGTGGAAATGGTGTCGATTTTGATGCCGCAGGTAATGCTGTCAACCGTGCTGCGATCGAACTGAAGAAAGCTGGTCCTGGCAAAGCGCTCGTCATCTGTGGGATCAATGATGTCGCAGTTCAATCCGTGGTGAAGGCCATCAACGAAGCACTCGGCAGCTATGGCTCCACGATTGATGTTGCTGTCCCGAGCTATCAGGCGCAAGGCAATGACGTCGACATGATCGACTTCATGAACAATGTCGGCACTGCCGGTGCAGTGATCTTCCTGGATGAAGCCAATCCGGTGTATGATGCAGCAGGCGGAACCAAATTTGGTGAAGCACTCGCCAAACATCCGTTGACGATTTCTTTCAACAGCAAAGAAAACGAGACTTCCCAAAAGTGTAAATACGTTCTGGCCCAGACACATTATCTGGAAGCATGGGACGATGCAAATCCCGTCGCAGGTCATTACAGCTTGCAACAACCATTGGTTCGTCCGATTCATGGTTCGCGTCAATGGCAAGACATCCTTTTGGGATGGACGGAAGCTGCCCCTGCCAAGAAGTACTACGATTACCTGAAGTGGAATTGGGAAACAACGATGTATCCAACACAGAGCGCTGGAGGAAATTTCCGCAAGTTCTGGGAAGGTATCGTGCGCAATGGCTACTTCACCAATGCAGGCGCTGCAGTTCCTGTTGCCGTCGAGCCTGAGGATTCCGAAAAGCCAAAAGCGAAAGGCAAAGTAAAGGCTAACGAGGAAGTCGTTGAAGCTCCAGCTCCAATCGTGGCCGATGTCAGTACACATCTTGAGACGGTGAATGCTGCCTTCAACAAAGGCAAAGCTGGCCTCGAATTGGTGGTCTACGAGAAAAATTACATGCGTGGTGGCCGCTATGGCAACAACCCATGGATTCAAGAGATGCCGGATCCGATTACAAAGGTGACCTGGGACAATTATGTCTCTATTCCCTACGGATGGGCAATGTCTCAGAATATCAAGGACGGTGATAAATTGAAGGTGACAGCCAACGGCTACGAAGTCACCCTTCCCGCCATCGTTCAACCTGGCCAGGCTAATGATTCGATTGCCATCGCATTGGGTTGGGGCCGCGCTGACATTGTCGGCAAGGTTTCCAAAGGTGTGGGTGCAAATGCAGCTCCGTTCATCAGCGCTGCCAATAGCCAATTCCAGTATCATTCTGCTGGAGTGACGATTGCTCCGACTGGCGAAAACATTGAAATGGCCAAAACGCAAACCTATATCGGTTACGATATGGTTGCTGAAGGTGGTCATAGCAAGCGCGAGCAAATCGAAGGACGTATCAGTGACTTCATTACGAAGGAAACGACACTTGCTGAATATGTCGAGCATAAGTCGGCTGGCAACAAGCGTCCGTCTCCGCATCACATGATCTCCCTTTGGGATATCCATGATAAAAAAGGCCACCACTGGGCAATGGCCATTGACTTGAATGCTTGTACCGGTTGCGGAACTTGTATTGTGAGCTGCAACGCAGAAAACAATATTGCAACTGTGGGCCGCGACGAAGTGCGCCGTCGCCGCGAAATGCACTGGATGCGGATTGACCGCTACTTCAAAGGTGATCCAGATGCACAGGACGGTAGCTTGCAAGTGTTGCATCAGCCGATGCTTTGCCAACACTGCGATAACGCTCCTTGTGAGTCAGTCTGTCCAGTGCTCGCAACTACGCACAGCGACGAAGGTCTGAACCAACAGATCTACAACCGCTGCGTCGGTACACGCTACTGCGCCAACAACTGTCCCTACAAAGTGCGCCGCTTCAACTGGTTCAGCTATTACTGGAATGATAAGTTCAAGGATGTCAATCCAACGCAACACGACAAAGTGGGTCGTTTGGTGTTGAATCCTGACGTGACCGTGCGTGCCAGAGGGGTCATGGAAAAATGCTCCTTCTGCGTGCAACGTATCCAGGAGAAGAAGCTCGTCGCCAAAACGGAGATGCGCAATCCTCACGACGGCGAAATCAAAACGGCTTGTCAGCAGTCCTGCCCCGCCGATGCTATTGTCTTTGGAGACCTCAACGATGAGAACTCCGAAATCAACAAGCTCTTCTACAACAAGCGCGGTTACCACGCACTTGAAGATGTGAAGACACTCCCAAAGGTATTGTACCTGACCAAAGTCAGAAATACAGAAAAATCCGCTGGAACACCTGCTCACGCAGAAGGTCATGGCGAACCCGCATAA